In Vicia villosa cultivar HV-30 ecotype Madison, WI unplaced genomic scaffold, Vvil1.0 ctg.003584F_1_1, whole genome shotgun sequence, a single genomic region encodes these proteins:
- the LOC131641217 gene encoding NAC domain-containing protein 40-like: protein MGALLLPGVVFIPSDLVLVGYYLANKNNEELHDFNGSYIIKEMNLYEFDPFELPHASSFQFNNRRHWYYFISKIDEERRHWKKKKGNVCEITNGGNTLLGMKALFVFYLGKSPNDAERTNWTMYEYTLADKPHAPFVVCRIFECPPEIDVDYEFGPISDVDETDIDEADIDESDVLEIPFAGEEEQTAAGGGLNVAVISQGHAWLNRDAPLDGQRLNRLSLTLIG, encoded by the exons ATGGGCGCTTTGCTTCTACCTGGTGTTGTATTCATCCCCTCTGATCTGGTTCTTGTTGGCTATTACCTTGCCAACAAAAACAATGAAGAGCTACATGATTTCAATGGCTCATACATCATCAAAGAAATGAACTTGTATGAGTTTGACCCCTTTGAATTACCTCATGCATCATCCTTTCAATTCAACAATCGGAGGCACTGGtactattttatttcaaaaattgacGAAGAGAGGAGgcattggaagaagaagaagggaaATGTTTGTGAAATTACTAATGGTGGTAACACACTTTTGGGAATGAAAGCTCTCTTTGTTTTTTATCTCGGAAAATCCCCTAATGATGCTGAAAGAACTAACTGGACTATGTATGAGTATACCTTGGCGGATAAACCTCAT GCTCCTTTTGTTGTTTGTCGTATTTTTGAATGCCCTCCAGAGATTGATGTGGATTATGAGTTCGGGCCTATATCTGATGTTGATGAAACTGATATTGATGAGGCTGATATCGATGAAAGTGAT GTTCTAGAAATTCCTTTCGCCGGAGAAGAAGAACAAACCGCCGCTGGCGGTGGTCTGAATGTAGCAGTGATCAGTCAAGGACATGCGTGGCTCAATCGCGATGCTCCATTGGACGGTCAAAGACTCAACCGTCTCTCTCTCACGCTCATTGGCTAG